From the genome of Hyperolius riggenbachi isolate aHypRig1 chromosome 9, aHypRig1.pri, whole genome shotgun sequence, one region includes:
- the LOC137531538 gene encoding acyl-coenzyme A thioesterase THEM4-like, with product MLYSLSKLLPAASTANYRHVVRAPFTRATLRCLSVGHAGLSHRQRDYALPNASWSHNMLGLYNKFMELGKTGNWQRIPSYKSTVHPVEDIPLEAERGVTRIFTRNLDKDGIGFEYCMFVNKNEKRTVCILQPGPYLEGNAGYIHGGGIATMIDATAGTGIIQSCGRLMTVSLTINYRTPLPVGAAVTIDSQVEKVEGRKIYSRCQVRSYDDTVLYAEATGLFVTLNPGEEEANTG from the exons ATGCTGTACAGTCTGTCTAAGCTGCTCCCTGCTGCCAGCACTGCCAACTACCGCCATGTTGTGAGGGCACCGTTCACCCGTGCCACTCTGCGATGCCTCTCT GTTGGGCACGCTGGTCTCAGTCACCGGCAGCGAGATTATGCCTTACCCAATGCCAGCTGGAGCCACAACATGCTGGGACTCTACAACAAGTTCATGGAACTCGGCAAGACGGGGAACTGGCAGAGGATTCCTTCCTACAAATCCACCGTCCATCCCGTGGAAG ATATCCCCCTGGAGGCAGAAAGGGGAGTGACACGGATCTTCACCAGGAATTTGGATAAGGATGGAATTGGTTTTGAATACTGCATGTTCGTTAACAAGAATGAAAAGAGGACCGTCTGCATTTTACAACCTGGACCTTACCTGGAGGGCAATGCTGG CTACATACATGGTGGGGGCATTGCCACCATGATAGATGCCACAGCAGGAACCGGGATTATACAAAGCTGCGGAAGACTCATGACCGTCAGTCTGACCATCAACTACCGAAC TCCACTTCCTGTGGGAGCCGCAGTCACCATAGACAGCCAAGTGGAGAAGGTAGAAGGCCGTAAAATATATTCCCGATGCCAGGTTCGCAGTTACGATGACACCGTGCTGTATGCTGAGGCCACTG GTTTATTTGTTACGCTGAATCCCGGAGAAGAAGAAGCCAATACAGGCTGA